AGTATCAGATTTGTCATCTTTTAACTgtctttgtttgtatttttattttttgacgtttgggACATTTACTTATTTTCGTtacaagatataaaaaaatatttctttgaatttcaagGCCTACTGTGTTCTAACATATTgtaaaccggctccgtggcttaatggttacggcttctgtatcccaagcagaaggttcagggatcaaatcccggtcggtacctttgaaatttggaatcaggaatttgaatatgaataaaaactaaaatgaatcaggtgggattcgaactcacacctttgaattggtggtggtctgggacgctaagcagtcggccatcagaaggtttacactcttgcagtgaattgatccgtagtgtttaaacatgttatctcttcttctcatattattaaatacgcgctgatccctgatttgcctgaggggattggaagtctaaatatagatcgagtttccttcagaagcttgcttctatgtttaggcggggccgaacaatgcccagcgacctcggaattggaccgcaaggagctctgtcattctgaaatgggtcgttggaagcagcgcgagggctatcaccacctaatacccgggactgagataagctgtatcagcattcggcatgtacacagtctgatacaaattatactttcccataatttcgctaccggttagcgggtattggattggaccgcacacacacgcacacactacTGTGTTCTAACATATTGTAGAAAATGCACGTATAAGCAAATCATTTGCTAAGCAATACAGAacttaaaaacatgatttctcaagaattattaaatttaacctgaatttttgaattaaatgtaacaaaccctcagcaatcgaatgcaattcTCAGTTTTCccgtattttaaattttaagacttCAAGCGCTATTCTTTTTAACTGGCAACGCTGAAAGTAAAATTagaagaatgcattttaaaaaggagttttttcaaaaattaaagaataagAGGGAAAGCCATGGGCGCGGGGTGGTTCAACTGTCACCAAAATTGGGATTCTTAGTTTTTGAGGCAAAAATAACCCCCAAGCtaaatatgagcagatttggttAAGCTCGATGTCGCACGCGTGGTCACTTGGAAAGGAATGACCCTTATATTTGTCTCATTTTAAAGGGAAAAGTGTATTATACCACCCTAACGAAGTTCGAAAATTatccaaatatatatttttatatcgacgtcgtcgtgctatcatgtcgcacccgccattttgacgttccgagaaaaacgcgttttaatgtttgaccttgaataaaccaaaacgaaagcacgcaatgtaaataataataaacacgttttgtttggctgactattctgtgcattgtcccgaagtttggttgaagttggttgctggagtcccgagttataattacaaatgtttacggtagtctaacttgtacgtgcgtcaaacgcattctgacctgaaatccctttgccctttgtcgcacttaaatcaattttcagggagtgacaagaaagcacgacaggattgaaactttttttatatgtagagtgacaaaaattttcggagcttttttggttttcattgaatatctcaggattgaaatcgaattttggggatctgtgaaggtcaaaagatgaggcattgtgagctgcacaaaatggcgttcttaactcaatttggctcaaaatgcacgtacgacaagttagcacgacggcgacgatatgtaactttgcccgctgaatctttATATttcctcagaattgagccaaagtgtcatgATATTAATGTTTAGTAATTGGACTAGGTCGTTCAGCTCCGAAATTACTCATGCTTCTCCTGTATGTAAAATAaagtcttaatttaaaaaaaggagagaatgaaatatttcaggaagtTCAACAGTTGTTtacggattttttgaaaaaagtttccacTAGACTTAAACTTAAATCAGTAAAAAACACCGttagaactaaattttaaacGTATATTATTCTCAATTTCACAGTATTCTCATCTATCTCACAAACTCCTTACAGTTATGGTACAAAGTTGGCTTCTCGCTTTTTTTTTACACACGCATTTTTGTTTCGTTCAATAAAAAATGGCAGTCGTCGTACATATATTTggaacatgatttttgtttctctctctctctctaactTTAGCTTAGTTGTGTTTcctaaagaaaaataaacctaCTCTATTCGTCCTTGAAGAAGAGCTGCGTCGTCGTCACCTTTCGTAGTCCGTTGAGCCGAGAATCGTTTggccttttttgtgttttgggtTTTTGGTTGCCTTAGTAGTCGACCGAGTTGACGGTGGAGCTTCCGAATCCGGACAGGGTGGTTCCGAACGAACCCTCCGAGCCAAATCCGTCAAAGGCACCTTCCGCTCCGGAAGCGGAAGCGGCTCCAGCGGCGGCAGCTCCGGCGGTGTATCCAGCGGTGTAGCCAGCGTCGCCAGCCGACACGGCATCAACGGCTCCGGTGCGCACTCCGGTGAACGAATCGGCCGACGCAGACGCTCCGGCAGATGCTCCCGACAGGAAGGTGGGCGTGGCGTCGAACGAGGTGCCGCCGGCGGCGGCTCCGAAGGCGGACGAACCGGCGAACGATGCAGAGTCGGTGTAGGTTCCGGCGGAAGCTCCGGCATCGGCGAACGATCCAGCGTTAGCTCCTCCGAAAGCTCCGGCGGAAGCATCAGCAGAAGCTCTGTTGGCGGCGGGAAGATTGAGGTTAGGTTTCGGGTCACTTGTAGGTTTAGCTTGATCTTACCCGGCCTTGGCACCAGCGTTGGCTCCGTTGTACTTGATGAAGTAGACCTCGGGCTTGGCACTGGCGTAGGTATCGACGGCGGCATCGGCAGCGCCCTTGGCCTCGGCTTCGGGGTTCTTGACCAGAACGTAGACGATGGTCTTCTCCTGGGTGCGGGTACGAGCGGCGGCACGGGCAGCGGCAGCGGCCGAAGCGGACGGGGCCTTGATGAACAGGACCTTGTAGTGGGTCTGGGGCTGGATCTCGACGCGAGCCTCAGCATCGGCCTCGGCCTCGGCTTCCGGAGCAACGTGGTAGTAGAAGTGCTTCTTCACGATCTCGGGCTTGACAAAGTACTTGACACCGGCAGACGCCTTGGCGCTGGCTCCAGCGGAAGCACCTCCAAATCCACCAGCGGAGGCTCCACCGAATGCGCCAGCGGAAGCTCCACCGAAAGCACCAGCCGAAGCTCCACCAAAAGCACCAGCGGAAGCTCCACCGAATCGGGTAGCTGCTCCGGAACTAGCCGAAGCAACACGTCCAGCGGCCAGACCAGCCTGGTATCCAGCATCGTACTCGGCTCCACCAGCTGCGGCAGCTCCCGACGAAACAGCTCCGCTGAATCCACCAGCGCTCAGCGACCGGAAGTTGGCACCACCACCAACCACCTGCTGATCATAGCTCGACTGCGAGTAGTCCGTCTGGACCGATCCCTGGCCAACGTCGTAGCTGGACACTCCGGCACCACCGGCAGCGGCCGCCTGACGCAGCTTCAGCCCAATGTCGGCGGACGCGATCGCCAAACAGGCGGAGAATAGCTGAAAAAAGACACAAGATCACTTTAGCACTATATCCTGTCGAAAAAAGTAGCACTAAATCGGCACTGGTTCCGCCCTATATCACACTATAGAGCTTCGTTCACTTTAAGCGTCCAAAATCACCCCACAGAGTCCTTAACACTGCACGATCTTCACCAATCACACAACAGTATCACACATCCGGGTTCACCTACCACGAAGGCTCGCATTGCTAGTTCGTAGACGATGGTGTGTTGCTCCTAGAACGAAGAATCGAACTCAAGTGAAGATGAGATAATACTTTCGCTTTTTATATACCGCCCCACAAAAGCACCGAAACCCCAACTTCTGGTGACTCTCGCGGTATCTAACTCTACATCTCTCGCGCTAAACTTCGAGGGACGCCGGTTTTTTAGGGGTTGCTCCAACTTGTTCTTCCACTTCTTCAAAGACGCTCCACCAACcaccaataacaacaacaacctcCGAGGAAGAAGATCGAGTTTGTCTATCGCCTCCGCTGAAGATCATCCACAAAAGGTGAGACTGATTGTGGATCATTATTGGTTTATTAGCGGCGGTTTGGTCGCTGCGTGACACCTTCCGCAACAATGATCAGATCCAgaaatgtcacatttttttttttttttgcggacatTTCGATTATTAGTCATCCCGATAGAATGCGTATTCGGTCCCTGCGGTACCATAGTTCTACATTGAGAACAATCTTTCAAGACAATTGTTATTCTTGTATGTCCTTGTGCGTTTTTCGAAACCAGTTGATCCGGTTCTCGGAACTTGCGAACCAATTAATCATCTTCTAGGCTTCAGGGCGAAACAAGGGCGGCCGCTTcttctgtcaaaattttgatggaagTAACTTGATTGGGCGTTGAACTACTCAAAAGAAACCAGATCGCGGGTTGATATTGTACGATCAATCCCAGTAAAAATCCGATTCTTATTGTTTAACAATtcctttcaaattcaaaaaattaaaaatttaaataaaacaaaatgtaaaGATTTAATGCACCTGAGTGTCAGCATTATGACCTCCGGGAACTCTTAAAATGCCAATTAAGTCATCATTGGCTCGGAACCACCCAGGTGGAtattatttgagatttttattgcattttgacattttttttcgtgtcctGCCTGTTAGAACGAATCGCGCAATCAGTGTAGTTCTGAGCCAGTGTGCAGAGGAAATCATAAATCACGGCGAAAATGGGCGATTTaagttctggagcaacacgagaaaaggacggataagcattttgacatctagaactattttgcaaattccgagccaacaggtaactttttcacaaaactcgacgtgttaaacaatagctggccttctCAGCGAGCATAGcgagttttgttaaatagttacctgttgtttcggaatttgcaaaatagttctagctgtcaaaatgcttatgcgcccttttcaaatgttgctccagagttGTTTAAAGTGTTTCTGGCCGTGCGGTATAATTTACGACAGCTGTCTAAGCTCGAACAGGTGAAAATTGGTGGAAATGTCAGAACGATGCACTCAAGTCAAAGACAAAGTCTTCGGCTCtgactttattattattttttttcaaatctttttttcatcGTTCCTAAAACCCGAAGCACAAAAACGgcaattttttgtcatttttatcaataaccagatttttcagaaaatcaaaacttcacgccatttcaaccgatatTAGTTGTCTTGAACGCAAATgtaaggtgataagttggtcttTCTACGAAAAATGGTCTTAAGACCGACAAATCTagtctaacatttgaaaaggtcgaatgaaactttaaaatgtcgttCTGACGGTGTCTAGACCAAAGAGCCTttgtctgaattttttttttattttaatagttaacaggattccgagataa
This is a stretch of genomic DNA from Culex pipiens pallens isolate TS chromosome 1, TS_CPP_V2, whole genome shotgun sequence. It encodes these proteins:
- the LOC120432459 gene encoding fibroin heavy chain-like, with the translated sequence MRAFVLFSACLAIASADIGLKLRQAAAAGGAGVSSYDVGQGSVQTDYSQSSYDQQVVGGGANFRSLSAGGFSGAVSSGAAAAGGAEYDAGYQAGLAAGRVASASSGAATRFGGASAGAFGGASAGAFGGASAGAFGGASAGGFGGASAGASAKASAGVKYFVKPEIVKKHFYYHVAPEAEAEADAEARVEIQPQTHYKVLFIKAPSASAAAAARAAARTRTQEKTIVYVLVKNPEAEAKGAADAAVDTYASAKPEVYFIKYNGANAGAKAGASADASAGAFGGANAGSFADAGASAGTYTDSASFAGSSAFGAAAGGTSFDATPTFLSGASAGASASADSFTGVRTGAVDAVSAGDAGYTAGYTAGAAAAGAASASGAEGAFDGFGSEGSFGTTLSGFGSSTVNSVDY